The following coding sequences are from one Lolium rigidum isolate FL_2022 chromosome 6, APGP_CSIRO_Lrig_0.1, whole genome shotgun sequence window:
- the LOC124663815 gene encoding uncharacterized protein LOC124663815 encodes MHFPRMRLRQGGSGICGDAVLTSTLGGRPGAVEDRRRWSFGEGKEAAGGGGWRSGRWRSRWNRGVHGGAAAALFVFPGGGGLGPILWQILFSFTWRGRRDGRPPSEVPGPICIAATASASTAGTSTPTLCGVSRRLYSFLAHNLDDGSPYILLLPPRGREEVVSGDADVNVVVRSSACETGGGLTVVLWPVGTVIASEDEKDFLKLSPNPSFVWSDYFPVVAISPVASSPTNAIRVMIDGSSRSNDVTWYFYSTPCCTPIPQLFLGYLILKI; translated from the exons ATGCACTTTCCTAGAATGCGATTGAGGCAAGGTGGTAGCGGGATTTGTGGAGATGCAGTTTTAACCTCTACC CTTGGAGGGAGGCCGGGGGCTGTGGAGGACCGACGGAGGTGGAGCTTTGGGGAGGGCAAGGAGGCCGCGGGCGGTGGTGGCTGGCGGTCCGGCCGGTGGAGGTCGCGATGGAATAGAGGTGTTcatggcggggcggcggcggcgctcttcGTCTTCCCCGGCGGTGGCGGTCTCGGCCCTATCCTATGgcagatcctcttctccttcacatGGCGCGGGAGGAGGGATGGGAGGCCACCTTCCGAGGTCCCCGGCCCGATCTGTATTGCTGCCACCGCTTCGGCCTCTACCGCCGGCACCTCTACACCAACTCTGTGTGGCGTCTCGCGTCGCCTGTATTCCTTCCTGGCCCACAACCTAGACGATGGGTCGCCGTACATCCTTCTCTTGCCACCGAGAGGCCGAGAGGAGGTTGTTTCAGGAGATGCCGACGTGAATGTGGTGGTGCGGTCGTCAGCGTGCGAGACAGGAGGAGGCCTGACGGTGGTGCTGTGGCCTGTGGGCACTGTTATAGCGTCGGAAGATGAAAAAGACTTCCTCAAGCTGAGCCCCAACCCAAG TTTTGTTTGGTCAGACTACTTTCCTGTGGTGGCCATCTCCCCTGTCGCTTCCTCCCCTACGAACGCGATCCGGGTGATGATCGACGGCTCCAGCAGAAGCAATGATGTCACTTGGTATTTCTATTCCACTCCTTGCTGCACGCCTATTCCCCAACTTTTTCTAGGATATTTGATCTTGAAAATTTAG